The Ovis canadensis isolate MfBH-ARS-UI-01 breed Bighorn chromosome 18, ARS-UI_OviCan_v2, whole genome shotgun sequence genome has a segment encoding these proteins:
- the CTXND1 gene encoding cortexin domain-containing 1 protein, with protein sequence MEDPTPEPVYVDVDKGLTLACFVFLCLFLVVMIIRCAKVIMDPYSAIPTSTWEEQHLDD encoded by the coding sequence ATGGAGGACCCCACGCCTGAGCCCGTCTACGTGGATGTGGACAAAGGACTGACCTTGGCCTGCTTCGTCTTCCTCTGCCTGTTCCTCGTCGTGATGATCATCCGCTGCGCCAAGGTCATCATGGACCCTTACAGCGCCATCCCCACATCCACCTGGGAGGAGCAGCACCTGGACGACTGA